A genomic stretch from Spiroplasma endosymbiont of Clivina fossor includes:
- a CDS encoding transposase family protein: MKFKKNNQISDKNFLRLTGIKHTTFNKMLEILKIEELKKRFRRGRTNKLSLENRILMTLEYWREYRTYFHIAKSYDISESSCYRNIKWIEDTLIKHPNFQQLTGQKSLLKDYFKDKTVIIDVTESQIQRPKKDKNSTTQEKRKNTQ; encoded by the coding sequence ATGAAATTTAAAAAAAATAATCAAATAAGTGATAAAAATTTTTTAAGATTAACTGGTATTAAACATACTACTTTTAATAAAATGCTAGAAATTTTAAAAATAGAAGAATTAAAAAAGAGATTTCGTCGCGGAAGAACCAATAAATTATCATTAGAAAATCGTATTTTAATGACTTTAGAATATTGAAGAGAATATAGAACTTATTTTCATATTGCAAAAAGTTATGATATTAGTGAAAGTAGTTGTTATAGAAATATCAAATGAATTGAAGACACTTTAATAAAACACCCTAATTTTCAACAACTTACTGGTCAAAAATCACTATTAAAAGATTATTTCAAAGATAAGACTGTTATAATTGATGTAACTGAAAGCCAAATCCAACGCCCAAAAAAAGACAAAAACAGCACTACTCAGGAAAAAAGAAAAAACACACAATAA
- a CDS encoding ankyrin repeat domain-containing protein — translation MKKLLELLGIILITNNAAGPLVANKPNNNNDKIKNSLETLTRQKRQAPKGGKGKNKKDNPIKSSTPKPQNEQPSTSTTDNQVEFIEKEIALNGNYAKEIKKMLKDFMKNGQVDPLRMINNEGIVATDYYETDTRKKERDANIKIIEKLDAILELEKFDASKIRILILTLKNSEENKEIKLVINLDNFYVQGFINKDKDGKEQYFYFKEEKTLEQWNQEITNFKKELEKWTEEIEKDIKSLDLEKFENNKDIIKKIDQLKEQLKSELGNNFKENKEKIDLLNKNLFDQIILEDSSKLNELKEKVQTLNQEKIYLDQNQEEVNIYQKIQQNKQDALKLLKNMKLKKENEKEYEEKIKNYQWDNVMINKIISIIESNINTIQHKKIKENKINEEIIKQYSINTKGQNKLNYNGSYQNKGLNTVNQNIIISQNTLKDAIEKLPEVNNNNKQSQETKDNLARMIFVTSEAMRFGSHLKYFNYEKAKKSVEFKNIPEDIQNIINSTNDDIIQWKKYEEQLIGGWKAASEDLEQKRKDLFSLIDYEITYSEIILDYLKDKNNNFEVNIKSDQHKDVIEKLKKLSISYPREPNFDLLGLEKEPEQKLEEWKKYWNNKSNTIIDEIKKDIEYASKIAKLNIRDEMLKEKILEEIEWALELKKYEENKINEEIIIFRQLNINNEWENKIQNFKKIGESKLIKEQKIEKLTNTFKKRSLDGFFEKINCKIINWISLNKKCNTNRILNLSLNFFPEEQEKNLKNNIIISIITANNKDLLELIIPKIKDINFKHIYDFTLLHYAVWKNNIEFVRLLLDNGANPDYQDKDGETPLHLASFYGYTNIVRELLTNQNSKNKINVNKKNVLSVDQNHMGKTPLDLAILTSRDEIVRLLLDNDAAADINDYQFRYFYNSGNDKIKEIINNKIDVKKIEELIKIDKEQWEKTLSKISPEKIKYFQEKLVLNSTIEEIRKLSKEIFTEMNFQKISIEGLKIIKNAPRAILIDCFRKKYQLSTANEISEFYNKFTTELNKELENKLNQKIKEDENLLKNLLEKLTSEQKQSLIIKIQKRLEENKEELKKLLKIELSDVIAQTELGEISDNQSETILNRLQELNSHLDINQVKVQENSITYTTATIESIDRSVYSDNTIKVTFTLAKKSSDNPSKKQNQKDESGFGGFKRGFLNPSTKSNINSNTNVSVGEQAGTSGTQNQNTKTTSQNNMYDVPADGSCLFWSVVTSYLWPVRNNDEEFRNRFIQLFGEAKDNLPYIQTLLKQFDLTNFSSMQAWYQDETAKKLVRDDFRNRVVDYIQSHLSTITNRDGELTFEDLIQDNNEVNIENYLIRMRNPIPNDSSTWGGTPEIVAMSNLLNANISVNNNGSYQPINQNATNTINIFHVNGNHYNFALSEQTIEGSSINSQEKTTQKPNAGCSTPTTPKPDTKPIKLPVDDHARHHVILSKNNEDDDANQGNNITKAQEKTTTQLQKDEYHFFDKKTEEKSLKNDENLEINLIKPNHQIKQNVAVVNQPINTNMENLQTTTVEAINQYNALSKEEKLKKLNEINRYYQNLPENDKKAFKEKLTNTGLAALSGGALTAYGTKITVSGAAATSITNAEAMEMTPLLSTTTSTTESLATAETITVAETAAVEGGVIAGETGTAAALAPETLGLSLVIGGLAIAGTWMYFAFHHHETSNIELPTSIHHNVYDNIEKWYKFLAHDKLKIKINKNTWNEIKQNKNSQANIIKIIKNKFVINDHSGWGGSVTNADFNTFVKVIVLHFEQINGYFEILDNENDGFVIITNTEGDWLGIE, via the coding sequence ATGAAAAAACTTTTAGAATTGCTAGGAATAATTTTGATAACCAACAATGCCGCAGGACCATTAGTTGCCAATAAGCCCAATAATAATAACGATAAAATTAAAAACAGTCTCGAAACATTAACACGCCAAAAAAGACAAGCACCAAAAGGTGGAAAAGGAAAAAATAAAAAAGACAACCCAATAAAAAGTAGTACCCCAAAACCACAAAATGAACAACCTTCAACAAGCACAACAGATAATCAAGTTGAATTTATTGAAAAAGAAATTGCTTTAAATGGTAATTATGCTAAAGAGATTAAAAAAATGTTAAAAGACTTTATGAAAAATGGTCAAGTTGACCCATTACGAATGATAAATAACGAAGGAATTGTTGCGACAGATTATTATGAAACGGATACAAGAAAAAAAGAACGTGACGCTAATATTAAAATTATAGAAAAATTAGATGCAATTTTAGAATTAGAAAAATTTGATGCAAGTAAAATAAGAATTTTAATTCTAACTTTAAAAAATAGTGAGGAAAATAAGGAGATAAAACTAGTAATTAATTTAGATAATTTTTATGTCCAAGGATTTATTAATAAAGATAAAGATGGTAAAGAACAATATTTTTATTTTAAAGAAGAAAAAACCCTTGAGCAATGAAATCAAGAAATAACTAATTTTAAAAAAGAATTAGAAAAATGAACAGAAGAAATAGAAAAAGATATTAAATCATTAGATTTAGAAAAATTTGAAAATAATAAAGATATAATCAAAAAAATTGATCAACTTAAAGAACAACTAAAAAGTGAATTGGGTAACAATTTTAAAGAAAATAAAGAAAAAATTGATTTATTAAATAAAAATTTATTTGATCAAATTATTTTAGAAGATTCCAGTAAATTAAATGAATTAAAAGAAAAAGTTCAAACATTAAATCAAGAAAAAATATATCTTGATCAAAATCAAGAAGAAGTAAACATCTATCAAAAAATCCAACAAAACAAACAAGATGCCCTAAAGTTATTAAAGAATATGAAATTAAAAAAAGAAAATGAAAAAGAATACGAAGAAAAAATAAAAAACTATCAATGAGATAATGTAATGATTAATAAAATAATTTCAATTATCGAAAGTAATATTAATACAATTCAACATAAAAAAATAAAAGAAAATAAAATAAATGAAGAAATAATAAAACAATATTCAATAAATACAAAAGGACAAAATAAGTTAAACTATAATGGTTCATATCAAAATAAGGGTTTAAACACTGTTAATCAAAATATTATTATTTCTCAGAATACTTTAAAAGATGCCATTGAAAAATTACCAGAAGTTAATAATAACAACAAACAAAGTCAAGAAACTAAAGATAATTTAGCGCGCATGATTTTTGTAACCAGTGAAGCCATGCGATTTGGTTCTCATCTTAAATATTTTAATTATGAAAAAGCTAAAAAATCAGTTGAATTTAAAAATATTCCAGAAGATATCCAAAATATTATTAATTCTACAAATGATGATATAATTCAATGAAAAAAATATGAAGAACAGTTAATAGGTGGGTGAAAAGCAGCTAGTGAAGATTTAGAACAAAAGAGGAAAGATCTTTTTTCGCTAATAGATTATGAAATTACCTATAGTGAAATAATTTTAGATTATTTAAAAGACAAAAATAATAATTTTGAAGTTAATATAAAAAGCGACCAACATAAAGATGTTATAGAAAAGTTAAAAAAATTGTCAATTAGTTATCCAAGAGAACCTAATTTTGATTTATTAGGATTAGAAAAAGAACCAGAGCAAAAACTTGAAGAATGAAAAAAATATTGAAATAATAAATCGAATACTATTATTGATGAAATAAAAAAAGATATAGAATATGCCTCTAAAATAGCGAAATTAAATATTAGAGATGAAATGTTAAAAGAAAAAATTTTAGAAGAAATTGAATGAGCTTTGGAATTAAAAAAATATGAAGAAAATAAAATAAATGAAGAAATAATAATTTTTAGGCAATTAAATATAAATAATGAATGAGAAAATAAAATTCAAAATTTTAAAAAAATAGGCGAAAGTAAATTAATTAAAGAACAAAAAATAGAAAAATTAACAAATACATTTAAAAAAAGATCTTTGGATGGTTTTTTTGAGAAAATAAATTGTAAAATAATTAATTGAATTAGTTTAAACAAAAAATGTAATACTAACAGAATCCTTAACTTAAGTTTGAATTTTTTTCCTGAAGAACAAGAAAAAAACTTAAAAAATAATATTATAATTTCAATAATAACTGCTAATAATAAAGATTTATTAGAATTAATAATTCCTAAAATTAAAGATATAAACTTTAAACATATTTATGATTTTACATTACTTCATTATGCAGTATGAAAAAATAATATTGAATTTGTGAGATTATTACTTGATAATGGTGCAAATCCTGATTATCAAGATAAAGATGGTGAAACACCTTTACATTTAGCATCCTTTTATGGTTATACAAATATTGTTCGAGAATTATTAACAAATCAAAATAGTAAAAATAAAATTAATGTAAATAAAAAAAATGTTCTATCTGTTGATCAAAATCATATGGGTAAAACTCCTTTAGACTTAGCAATTTTAACTAGTCGTGATGAAATTGTGAGATTATTACTTGATAATGATGCCGCTGCCGATATTAATGATTATCAATTTAGATATTTTTATAATTCAGGTAATGATAAAATTAAAGAAATTATTAATAATAAAATAGATGTAAAAAAAATTGAAGAATTAATTAAAATAGATAAAGAGCAATGAGAAAAAACTTTATCAAAAATATCACCAGAAAAAATAAAATACTTTCAAGAAAAATTAGTTTTAAATTCAACAATTGAAGAAATACGTAAATTATCAAAAGAAATTTTTACAGAAATGAATTTTCAAAAAATTTCAATAGAAGGTTTAAAAATAATAAAAAATGCCCCCCGCGCTATATTAATTGATTGTTTTAGAAAAAAATATCAATTAAGTACTGCTAATGAAATTAGTGAATTTTATAATAAATTTACAACCGAACTTAATAAAGAGTTAGAAAATAAGTTAAATCAAAAAATAAAAGAAGATGAAAATCTACTAAAAAATTTATTAGAAAAATTAACATCAGAGCAAAAACAATCATTGATAATTAAAATTCAAAAAAGATTAGAAGAAAATAAAGAAGAATTAAAAAAATTATTAAAAATTGAATTGTCAGATGTTATTGCCCAAACTGAGTTAGGAGAAATATCAGATAATCAATCAGAAACAATTTTAAATAGGCTACAAGAACTAAATTCTCACTTAGATATTAATCAAGTTAAAGTACAAGAGAATAGTATTACTTATACCACCGCGACTATTGAATCAATTGATCGAAGTGTATATTCTGATAATACAATCAAAGTTACATTTACACTTGCTAAAAAATCATCAGATAACCCAAGTAAAAAACAAAACCAAAAAGATGAATCAGGTTTTGGGGGATTTAAACGTGGTTTTTTAAACCCATCTACTAAATCTAATATCAACAGTAATACAAATGTTTCTGTTGGTGAACAAGCTGGAACCAGTGGCACACAAAACCAAAATACTAAAACAACAAGTCAAAATAACATGTATGATGTGCCGGCGGATGGAAGTTGTTTATTTTGATCGGTAGTAACATCTTACTTATGGCCAGTGAGAAATAATGATGAAGAATTTAGAAACCGATTTATCCAATTATTTGGGGAAGCGAAAGATAATTTGCCATATATTCAAACTTTATTAAAACAATTTGATTTAACAAATTTTAGTTCTATGCAAGCTTGATACCAAGATGAAACAGCAAAGAAATTAGTAAGGGATGACTTTCGTAATCGTGTTGTTGATTATATACAATCACATTTAAGTACGATTACAAATCGCGATGGTGAATTAACATTTGAAGATCTTATTCAAGATAATAATGAAGTTAATATAGAAAATTACTTAATAAGAATGAGAAATCCAATACCTAATGATTCTTCAACATGAGGCGGGACACCAGAAATAGTAGCAATGAGTAATCTTTTAAATGCTAATATTAGTGTAAATAATAATGGTTCTTATCAACCAATTAATCAAAATGCAACTAATACCATAAATATATTTCATGTAAATGGCAACCATTATAATTTTGCTTTATCAGAACAGACAATTGAAGGAAGCAGTATAAATTCACAAGAAAAAACTACGCAAAAGCCAAATGCAGGATGTTCTACACCAACAACCCCAAAACCAGATACAAAGCCAATTAAATTACCAGTTGATGATCATGCTCGACATCATGTAATTTTGTCTAAAAATAATGAAGATGATGATGCTAATCAAGGTAATAATATTACCAAGGCACAAGAAAAAACAACAACCCAATTACAAAAAGATGAATATCATTTTTTCGATAAAAAAACAGAAGAAAAAAGTTTAAAAAATGATGAAAATTTAGAAATTAACTTAATTAAACCCAATCATCAAATCAAACAAAATGTCGCGGTAGTAAATCAACCCATCAACACAAATATGGAAAATTTACAAACAACAACTGTTGAGGCAATAAATCAATACAACGCTCTTTCAAAAGAAGAAAAATTAAAAAAATTAAATGAAATTAATCGTTATTATCAAAACTTACCGGAAAACGATAAAAAAGCTTTTAAAGAAAAATTAACAAATACTGGATTAGCAGCTTTAAGTGGAGGTGCATTAACAGCTTATGGAACAAAAATCACTGTTAGCGGTGCCGCTGCCACTAGTATCACAAATGCAGAAGCAATGGAAATGACTCCGCTCTTATCAACAACAACAAGCACAACAGAAAGCTTAGCCACCGCAGAAACAATTACTGTTGCCGAAACAGCAGCAGTTGAAGGCGGGGTTATAGCCGGAGAAACTGGTACTGCTGCCGCTCTGGCCCCGGAAACTCTAGGGCTATCTTTAGTAATTGGAGGATTAGCAATTGCAGGAACATGAATGTATTTTGCTTTTCATCATCATGAAACATCTAATATTGAGTTGCCAACTTCAATTCATCATAATGTTTATGATAACATTGAAAAATGATATAAATTTCTAGCCCATGATAAATTAAAAATTAAAATTAACAAAAATACATGAAATGAAATCAAACAAAATAAAAATTCACAAGCAAACATTATAAAAATTATTAAAAATAAATTTGTTATAAATGACCATTCCGGTTGAGGCGGGAGTGTCACAAATGCAGATTTCAACACTTTTGTAAAAGTAATAGTACTTCATTTCGAACAAATAAATGGTTATTTTGAAATATTAGATAATGAAAATGATGGTTTTGTCATTATAACCAACACTGAAGGCGATTGACTAGGAATAGAATAA
- a CDS encoding transposase family protein gives MKTQVIIEKDSKKIISSDFSYGKNHDFKILKDSKIKFLPETTVLVDLGYQGIQKINHNVLIPKRKSKKNPLNKEEKQNNERISKMRIVIENVFAILKKFKIISEKYRNRRKRFALRFNLIASIYNLQLLV, from the coding sequence ATAAAAACACAAGTTATAATTGAAAAAGATAGTAAAAAAATTATTAGTTCTGATTTTTCTTATGGTAAAAACCATGACTTTAAAATTTTAAAAGATTCAAAAATTAAATTTTTACCAGAAACAACTGTTTTAGTGGATTTAGGTTATCAAGGCATACAAAAAATTAATCATAATGTTTTAATTCCTAAAAGAAAATCAAAGAAAAACCCTTTAAATAAAGAAGAAAAGCAAAATAATGAGCGAATTTCAAAAATGAGAATTGTTATTGAAAATGTTTTTGCTATACTTAAAAAATTTAAAATTATTAGTGAAAAATATCGAAATCGTAGAAAAAGATTTGCTTTAAGATTTAATTTAATAGCTTCAATTTATAATTTACAACTATTAGTTTAA
- the dnaB gene encoding replicative DNA helicase: MTITNNFLLEDAEVSVLAAVINSKNASDEVVALLNENDFINSRHKLIFKAIISLYNHQLPIDLPILTDMLVKQQSLNQAGGVEYLTLITQSYISDANLDDYLKIIVERTMLRNLQVVTQDITKKINTEISVWELLGIAERQILEIANNRKKNEFKSTKDVVDATLSKIEKLQNSDNQLTGSDSGFMQLNKITNGFQNGDFIILAARPSMGKTALALNFAVNCARVYKDSAVVIFSLEMPTEQLILRILGSETKIGSMQIKTGKNLTSRNWQDLTSVGSKLKQSNIFIDDSPGLRVIELISKLRKLSRNYDLKLVVIDYLQLLAGDGENRQQEISNISRSLKALARELEVPIVCLSQLSRKVESREDKRPLMSDLRESGAIEQDADLIMFLYREDYYEKKEDSLNEESHKAQLIISKHRNGPTGIVELLFLQKYGNFIDYNKTVNKNEKKEGTQYEKNVFSN, translated from the coding sequence ATGACGATTACTAATAATTTTTTATTAGAAGATGCTGAGGTTAGTGTTTTAGCGGCAGTTATTAATTCTAAAAATGCTAGTGATGAGGTTGTTGCTCTGCTTAATGAGAATGATTTTATTAATTCTCGCCATAAATTAATTTTTAAAGCCATTATTTCGTTATATAATCATCAATTACCAATTGATTTACCAATTTTAACTGATATGCTAGTTAAACAACAAAGTCTTAATCAGGCTGGCGGGGTGGAATATTTGACTTTGATTACGCAAAGTTATATTAGTGATGCTAATTTAGATGATTATTTAAAAATTATTGTTGAACGCACAATGTTAAGAAATTTGCAAGTAGTAACCCAAGATATTACTAAGAAAATTAATACTGAAATTAGTGTGTGAGAACTTTTAGGAATTGCTGAACGACAGATTTTGGAAATTGCTAATAATCGTAAAAAAAACGAGTTTAAAAGTACTAAGGATGTTGTTGATGCGACATTATCTAAGATTGAAAAGTTACAAAATAGTGATAATCAATTAACAGGTTCAGATAGTGGTTTTATGCAATTAAATAAGATTACTAATGGCTTTCAAAATGGCGATTTTATTATTTTGGCGGCGCGACCATCAATGGGAAAAACAGCTTTAGCATTAAATTTTGCTGTTAATTGTGCACGAGTTTATAAAGATAGTGCTGTGGTTATTTTTTCTTTAGAAATGCCAACTGAGCAACTAATTTTAAGAATTTTAGGTTCAGAAACAAAAATTGGTTCAATGCAAATTAAAACGGGAAAAAATTTAACAAGTCGTAATTGACAAGATTTAACTAGTGTTGGTAGTAAATTAAAGCAAAGTAATATTTTTATTGATGATTCGCCAGGATTGCGAGTGATTGAGTTAATTTCTAAATTAAGAAAATTAAGTCGTAATTATGACTTAAAATTAGTTGTTATTGATTATTTGCAATTATTAGCAGGTGATGGTGAGAATCGACAACAAGAAATTTCTAATATTTCTCGAAGTTTAAAGGCATTAGCAAGAGAGTTAGAAGTTCCAATTGTTTGTTTGTCACAATTATCGCGAAAAGTGGAATCAAGAGAAGATAAACGACCATTAATGTCCGATTTGCGTGAATCAGGTGCAATTGAACAGGATGCTGACTTAATTATGTTTCTTTATCGTGAAGATTATTATGAAAAGAAAGAAGATAGTTTGAATGAAGAATCACATAAAGCACAATTAATTATTTCTAAGCATCGCAATGGTCCCACTGGCATAGTAGAATTACTTTTTTTACAAAAGTATGGTAATTTTATTGATTATAATAAGACTGTGAATAAAAATGAAAAGAAAGAAGGAACACAATATGAGAAGAATGTTTTCAGTAATTAG
- the rpsF gene encoding 30S ribosomal protein S6 has protein sequence MNKYEIMYIINPECKDIKALQEKMHNILTQTGKVESVTDWGLRDLAYPINHKNKAYYTILKVAVNKEAINEFMRIAKIEQNIYRHLIINLDTEENYSDKMIADLKLNTNENDERPSRYSGERRQRPYVPRETYKKPENK, from the coding sequence ATGAATAAGTACGAAATTATGTATATTATTAATCCAGAATGTAAAGATATTAAAGCATTGCAAGAAAAGATGCATAATATTTTAACACAAACGGGAAAAGTTGAAAGTGTTACTGATTGAGGGTTAAGAGATTTAGCTTATCCAATTAATCATAAAAATAAAGCTTATTATACAATATTAAAAGTTGCGGTTAATAAAGAAGCAATTAATGAGTTTATGCGTATTGCTAAAATTGAACAAAATATCTATCGTCATTTAATTATTAATCTTGATACTGAAGAAAATTATAGTGATAAAATGATTGCTGATTTAAAGTTAAATACTAATGAAAATGATGAACGACCAAGTCGTTATAGCGGTGAAAGAAGACAAAGACCCTATGTACCGCGTGAAACTTATAAAAAACCTGAAAATAAGTAA
- a CDS encoding IS1/IS1595 family N-terminal zinc-binding domain-containing protein, which produces MEKIIQELVNTLTDDQFLEFYEKVKQQAELIKKQKRLNEIDQKFRAQGIKCPKCESYHCVKNGHNSEGKQKYLCKNCRASFDAFRNHFIYWSHLNYEQWNLLIQISLLGQSSKTISRFIKTTLKTAWYNRQKLMKSKQLENTQLKFKKLSGKIQIDETFIKEIHKGNFKYKTDPRRIHLDPFATNTKCCIQMAIDNNNNIYVKSTNTKRLQKQWVIENMNKELINENSIITSDMQKLYFLVAKQTNSTLCVTKTTTNPEASYRNLNKISKLQSSLKEALIH; this is translated from the coding sequence ATGGAAAAAATAATTCAAGAACTAGTAAATACTTTAACAGATGATCAATTTTTAGAATTTTATGAAAAAGTCAAACAACAAGCAGAATTAATAAAAAAACAAAAACGTTTAAATGAAATTGATCAAAAATTTAGAGCACAAGGTATTAAATGCCCTAAATGTGAATCTTACCATTGCGTTAAAAATGGACATAATTCAGAAGGAAAACAAAAATATTTATGTAAAAATTGCCGTGCAAGTTTTGACGCTTTTCGTAATCATTTTATTTATTGAAGTCATTTAAATTATGAACAATGAAATTTATTGATTCAAATTTCATTGCTGGGGCAATCTAGTAAAACAATTTCTCGTTTTATTAAAACTACATTAAAAACTGCTTGATATAATCGTCAAAAATTAATGAAATCAAAACAATTAGAAAATACCCAATTAAAATTTAAAAAATTATCTGGTAAAATCCAAATCGATGAAACATTTATTAAAGAAATCCATAAAGGAAATTTCAAATATAAAACTGATCCACGAAGAATTCACCTTGACCCATTCGCAACTAATACTAAATGCTGTATTCAAATGGCAATTGATAATAATAACAATATTTATGTTAAATCCACAAACACCAAACGTTTACAAAAACAATGAGTTATTGAAAATATGAACAAAGAATTAATTAACGAAAATTCAATTATTACTTCTGATATGCAAAAATTATATTTTTTAGTAGCAAAACAAACAAATTCTACTTTATGTGTAACTAAAACAACAACTAATCCTGAAGCTAGTTATCGTAACTTAAATAAAATCAGTAAATTACAATCTAGTCTTAAAGAAGCCTTAATTCATTAG
- the rplI gene encoding 50S ribosomal protein L9 has protein sequence MKVILLKDLKNYGKKNDIITVADGYAKNYLLSQKIAIVASSQALVQLGKQQQKFDNEINEKKLENEVLKLEIEKLILNFDLKVNKNKVFGTITSKQIIEKLSQEYNIQVDKKQLVNYQNINTIGINDINIKLFNDIFAILKIQVVGKK, from the coding sequence GTGAAAGTAATTTTATTGAAAGATTTAAAAAATTATGGTAAGAAAAACGATATTATTACCGTTGCTGATGGATATGCAAAAAACTATTTATTATCACAAAAAATAGCAATTGTCGCTTCAAGTCAAGCTTTAGTGCAGTTAGGAAAACAACAACAGAAATTTGATAATGAAATTAATGAAAAAAAACTTGAAAATGAAGTATTAAAATTAGAAATTGAAAAGCTAATTTTAAATTTTGATTTGAAAGTTAATAAAAATAAGGTATTTGGAACAATTACTAGTAAACAGATTATTGAGAAATTAAGTCAAGAGTATAATATTCAAGTAGATAAAAAACAGTTAGTTAATTATCAAAATATTAATACTATTGGTATTAATGATATTAATATTAAATTATTTAATGATATTTTTGCAATTTTGAAAATTCAAGTTGTAGGTAAAAAGTAA
- a CDS encoding single-stranded DNA-binding protein translates to MLNKVILIGRITNDLNLRSAKNNKSFLYFTIAINNFNNQADFINCVAWEKVADSMYNNLRKGSLVAVEGRIQSRKQEQNGVLTTITDVRAISVKFLDSRGSGTGVGNSRDASTPSFVTDYNSPVENKIDDQAFALDNMNFNFVNNAVDNKEQGENNEGANLTFANDDAIAWGEE, encoded by the coding sequence ATGTTAAATAAAGTAATTTTAATTGGTAGAATTACTAATGATTTAAATTTACGGTCAGCAAAAAATAATAAATCATTTTTATATTTTACAATAGCCATTAATAATTTTAATAATCAAGCAGATTTTATTAATTGTGTTGCTTGAGAAAAGGTCGCAGACTCAATGTATAATAATCTTCGTAAAGGTTCATTAGTAGCGGTTGAAGGTCGCATTCAATCAAGAAAACAGGAGCAAAATGGTGTGTTAACAACAATTACTGATGTTAGAGCGATTAGTGTTAAGTTTTTAGATTCAAGAGGTAGTGGCACTGGGGTTGGAAATTCTCGTGATGCTTCGACACCGTCATTTGTTACTGATTATAATTCTCCTGTTGAGAACAAAATTGATGATCAGGCCTTTGCTCTTGATAATATGAATTTTAATTTTGTTAATAATGCTGTTGATAATAAGGAACAAGGGGAAAATAATGAAGGAGCAAATTTAACATTTGCTAATGATGATGCTATTGCGTGAGGAGAAGAGTAA
- the rpsR gene encoding 30S ribosomal protein S18: MENKRANVNRFKKRKKPCFFTKNKINYINYKDVEKLKEYISANGQILTRRVSGNCSFHQRMVAMAIKRARTVALLPYLVK; this comes from the coding sequence ATGGAAAATAAGCGTGCAAATGTAAATCGGTTTAAAAAGCGAAAAAAACCATGTTTTTTTACAAAAAATAAAATTAATTACATTAATTATAAAGATGTTGAAAAATTAAAAGAATATATTTCTGCTAATGGACAGATTTTAACAAGAAGAGTTAGTGGTAATTGTTCTTTCCATCAAAGAATGGTGGCAATGGCAATTAAAAGAGCAAGAACAGTGGCTTTATTACCATATCTTGTAAAATAA